Part of the Chitinivorax sp. PXF-14 genome, TTCATCACCCCGGCCGCGGTAAACGCTTTCGCATGGGCTTGCTGCCACACGTCCTGCCACGAGAAGCCGAGCACATAGCCCTTTTGCTCCAGGTAGGCGACGGCGGCGGCCGGCTCCAGGCCGATGGCGTAAGCGAGATCAGGCGTCGTCATGGGCGAATCCCAGGCGGCCCCACAGGTCGGCGACGAAGATGGCGCGGGCCAGCAGCGCCTCGAGCGCGGCGCTGTCGAGCGCCGGGAAGACCGTCAGCAGTGCGTCGCCGGCCTCATCGGGCGTGTGTCCGGCCTGCAATGCCGCAATGGCCGGCGCCAGCAGGGCCTGCATGGCGCCATCGATGGCATTGCCAGGCAGCGCCTGCAATACCTTGTCCAATACGGCTTGGCTGGCATCGCCACCGGGCCCTTCGGCGAAGGCAACAGGCTCGCCGCCGTCGAGGCTGAGCGACTGCTTGCCGTCACCTGCCGGGCGGACCTCTTCCCATTCGCCGCCGTAGGTCTCCTGGATGTGCGCGAGCGTCGGCTTGAAGCCCAGCGCAAAGATATTCTTGTCGCGCTCACTGCGCAGCTTCAGGTCTTCCGCCTGCTTCACCTGCCGCCAGATCGTCGGCGGCCGCGCACCGGGGCAGTTGTAGGCGGTCAGCCACGGCGACAGCGTCGCGTTCAGCGTTGCCGAGAGCAGGTCGGCGTCGGCCTGTACCAGCTCCAGCCGCACCTCCTCGCGCGCTACGGCCGCCGAGGCCAGGGCGCCGCCGCTGCCCTTGGACGTCGGCGACTCGCCCAGCACGGCGAATGTCATTTCCTCGTCCATGTAACGGGCGAACTGCTCATAGCTCACCGTGCCGCCACGCTTCGCCTCCAGCAGGTCGATCACCATGCCGTCGGGGATGGTGACGCCGGCATCCTGGGCGATCGCGCCGAGCGCGTCCAGCAGCTTGTCCTGGTCATCCGGCGGCGTGCCATTCGGATACTTGCCGATTGCCGTCGGGCTGCCGAACTTGTCCAGGAAGGTCAGCCAGAAGGTGATGTCCTGGCGTTTGAACAGCACCGGCCAGAACAGACGTGAGCCCAGCCCCATGCCAAACGGGCTGCCATCCTTGGCGCCGAAGGCATGCACGATGAACTTGCGTGGTGGTACCGGTTCACCGGGCATCAACTGCGCCCAGGTCTTGAGCCGCAGCTTGAAATCGACGTCGAAGTTGAACCGGCGCTGGTCGCGTGGCCGCACCTCGCGCACCACGATCTCGCGGCCATCCGTGTCCCACATGATCTCGCCCACCGCGAAGCCCTTGAGGATGGCGTCGAGCAGGTTGTAGCAGACCAGGTCGAAATTGCTCGCCACGACGACTTGCTCGCCGGCATCGTCGCGCGCCGGCACGCCGATGGCGGCCAGCTGGGCGCGCACCATGTCGGCGGCCTTGATGTCGAGCGCATCGTCCGATGCCGGGTCGACCTGCCACGGCCGCGCGACCACAGCCAGCTTGCGCTTCTGCAACACCCCGTAGGCGTGGCAGTCGCGTTCGATC contains:
- a CDS encoding DUF935 domain-containing protein, with the translated sequence MSNIVDQNGQPFRGEIATVAKDITYVPFLGTLRSHDDTLLTRGGAKSYKIYDEIERDCHAYGVLQKRKLAVVARPWQVDPASDDALDIKAADMVRAQLAAIGVPARDDAGEQVVVASNFDLVCYNLLDAILKGFAVGEIMWDTDGREIVVREVRPRDQRRFNFDVDFKLRLKTWAQLMPGEPVPPRKFIVHAFGAKDGSPFGMGLGSRLFWPVLFKRQDITFWLTFLDKFGSPTAIGKYPNGTPPDDQDKLLDALGAIAQDAGVTIPDGMVIDLLEAKRGGTVSYEQFARYMDEEMTFAVLGESPTSKGSGGALASAAVAREEVRLELVQADADLLSATLNATLSPWLTAYNCPGARPPTIWRQVKQAEDLKLRSERDKNIFALGFKPTLAHIQETYGGEWEEVRPAGDGKQSLSLDGGEPVAFAEGPGGDASQAVLDKVLQALPGNAIDGAMQALLAPAIAALQAGHTPDEAGDALLTVFPALDSAALEALLARAIFVADLWGRLGFAHDDA